Proteins encoded in a region of the Bacillus methanolicus genome:
- a CDS encoding superoxide dismutase has product MSSFEDYVKNVFTWNDQLREFLESEQVAKDEEIWSRLDAFTEIIDGIHYSLSPEELARLQLQVEELHDEMERYFAERQQVGTIWMQEPSVAIGNHQLPPLPYQYNALEPYISEEIMRLHHDIHHRSYVEGLNKAETALQKARESGDFSLINHWSRELAFHGSGHYLHTIFWNNMTPNGGGRPRGKLLSEIEKYFGSYEAFKKQFSEAAKQVEGVGWALLVWSPRSRHLEILQSELHMLLTQWDTIPLLVLDVWEHAYYLQYENRRAEYVENWWKIVNWRDVEERFDKAEKLKWRPF; this is encoded by the coding sequence ATGAGCAGTTTTGAAGATTATGTAAAAAACGTGTTTACGTGGAATGATCAACTGAGAGAATTTTTGGAATCAGAACAAGTTGCCAAAGATGAAGAGATCTGGTCGAGACTTGATGCATTTACAGAAATTATTGATGGGATTCATTACTCACTTTCACCGGAAGAACTTGCTCGTCTTCAATTGCAGGTTGAAGAGCTGCACGATGAGATGGAACGCTATTTTGCTGAAAGGCAGCAAGTGGGGACAATCTGGATGCAAGAACCGTCAGTCGCGATCGGGAATCATCAATTACCCCCTTTGCCTTACCAATATAACGCTTTAGAACCGTATATTTCAGAAGAGATTATGAGACTTCATCATGATATACACCACCGTTCTTATGTTGAAGGGTTGAACAAAGCTGAAACAGCGCTGCAAAAAGCAAGAGAATCAGGGGATTTTTCGCTTATCAACCACTGGTCAAGAGAACTTGCCTTTCACGGTTCAGGCCATTACTTGCATACGATTTTCTGGAATAATATGACCCCAAACGGGGGCGGAAGGCCCAGAGGGAAACTGCTCTCGGAAATTGAAAAATATTTTGGTAGTTATGAAGCTTTCAAAAAACAATTTTCTGAAGCTGCGAAACAAGTAGAAGGTGTTGGCTGGGCACTTCTTGTTTGGTCTCCAAGGTCGCGGCATTTAGAAATTCTTCAATCCGAGCTTCATATGCTATTAACCCAGTGGGATACCATTCCTCTCTTAGTCCTTGATGTTTGGGAGCATGCCTATTATTTGCAATATGAAAACAGGCGTGCCGAGTATGTTGAAAATTGGTGGAAAATTGTAAACTGGCGTGATGTCGAAGAGCGGTTTGACAAAGCTGAAAAATTAAAATGGAGACCGTTTTAA
- the ccsB gene encoding c-type cytochrome biogenesis protein CcsB codes for MAALSSNLLYTAFILYLVAIVFFAGSIKDKKTVEKGTNRWAKIGLGITMIGFLSQLGYFITRWIAAGHAPVSNLFEFTTFFGMCLVLAFIVIYFIYKTSLFGVFTLPVAVLIIAYASMFPRDISPLIPALQSDWLHIHVTTAALGEAILAISFAAGLIYLVKSVDQSKGSKRTFWLEAVMFGLIVTLGFVAVSTAFSIADYKATFHWIDKNGKETTIDYTMPAITGPNEGELVTKGKFEPIVEMPAIINAKKLNTVIWSFGAGIVLYGLLRLILRRRIAAALQPLVKNVNLDLVDEIGYRSVLIGFPVFTLGALIFAMIWAQIAWTRFWGWDPKEVWALITWLFYAAFLHLRLSKGWHGEKSAWLAVIGFVIIMFNLIAVNLVIAGLHSYAGT; via the coding sequence GTGGCAGCACTCAGCTCTAATTTGCTATATACGGCATTTATTCTTTATTTAGTCGCTATCGTGTTTTTCGCCGGCTCTATTAAAGATAAAAAAACTGTTGAAAAGGGTACAAACCGCTGGGCGAAAATCGGCCTCGGGATAACGATGATCGGCTTTCTTTCCCAATTAGGATATTTTATAACAAGATGGATTGCGGCGGGGCACGCTCCTGTCAGCAATCTGTTCGAGTTTACAACCTTTTTTGGGATGTGCCTTGTACTCGCATTTATCGTTATTTATTTCATTTATAAAACGTCTCTTTTTGGCGTATTTACACTTCCTGTGGCAGTATTGATTATTGCCTATGCAAGCATGTTTCCAAGGGATATTTCTCCGTTGATTCCCGCGCTGCAAAGCGACTGGCTTCATATTCATGTGACGACTGCTGCGCTCGGAGAAGCAATTCTGGCAATAAGTTTTGCAGCAGGGTTGATCTATTTAGTTAAGTCAGTTGATCAGTCCAAAGGAAGCAAGAGGACGTTTTGGCTGGAAGCCGTTATGTTTGGATTAATCGTAACACTTGGATTTGTTGCAGTATCGACTGCTTTTTCGATTGCAGATTATAAAGCTACTTTTCATTGGATCGATAAAAATGGCAAGGAAACAACAATCGATTATACAATGCCTGCAATTACCGGACCGAACGAAGGTGAACTTGTCACAAAGGGCAAATTTGAACCGATTGTTGAAATGCCTGCAATTATTAACGCAAAAAAATTAAACACAGTGATTTGGTCGTTTGGAGCGGGAATTGTCTTATATGGTTTGCTCCGCTTAATTCTGCGGCGGCGGATTGCAGCCGCTTTACAGCCGCTCGTTAAAAATGTGAATTTGGACCTCGTTGATGAAATCGGCTACCGTTCTGTGCTGATCGGATTTCCGGTGTTTACACTCGGTGCCTTGATATTTGCGATGATTTGGGCGCAAATAGCTTGGACAAGATTTTGGGGCTGGGATCCGAAAGAAGTTTGGGCACTTATTACATGGTTGTTTTATGCAGCATTTCTGCATCTTCGCCTTTCAAAAGGCTGGCACGGTGAAAAGTCCGCATGGCTTGCTGTAATCGGGTTTGTCATCATTATGTTTAATCTTATCGCAGTTAACCTTGTTATTGCCGGGCTGCATTCTTACGCAGGCACTTAA
- a CDS encoding spore maturation protein, translating to MQIISAISLWIIPVLIGLILIYGTYKQVPTYESFVEGGKEGIKIAVSIIPFLVGMLVAISVFRASGALEFLMDFIRPGIQAMGIPPEIVPLAIIRPISGNAALGMTSDLIAAYGPDSFIGRLASVVQGSTDTTFYVLTVYFGAVGIKKMGDALKVGLLADLIGFAAAFAVVMLIFGK from the coding sequence ATGCAAATCATATCAGCCATTTCGCTCTGGATTATTCCGGTGCTCATCGGATTAATCTTAATTTATGGAACATACAAGCAAGTTCCTACTTACGAAAGTTTTGTTGAAGGCGGGAAAGAAGGGATCAAAATTGCTGTATCCATTATCCCGTTTTTGGTCGGAATGCTCGTGGCCATATCGGTTTTCCGGGCATCCGGAGCACTTGAATTCCTGATGGACTTTATCAGGCCGGGAATACAGGCAATGGGAATTCCGCCGGAAATTGTTCCTCTTGCCATCATCCGCCCTATATCCGGCAACGCGGCGTTAGGAATGACAAGTGATTTAATTGCAGCATACGGTCCCGATTCTTTTATCGGAAGGCTGGCTTCAGTTGTGCAGGGAAGTACAGATACGACCTTTTATGTGTTGACTGTTTATTTTGGTGCGGTTGGCATAAAAAAAATGGGCGATGCTTTGAAAGTTGGGTTGCTGGCTGACCTCATCGGTTTTGCGGCAGCATTCGCTGTTGTGATGCTTATTTTTGGAAAATAA
- a CDS encoding YjcZ family sporulation protein, which produces MSDGKRCGFRNSFALIVVLFILLIIVGASWF; this is translated from the coding sequence ATGTCTGATGGAAAACGCTGCGGCTTTAGAAATAGTTTTGCATTGATCGTTGTTTTGTTTATTCTGCTAATAATTGTCGGTGCTTCTTGGTTTTAA
- a CDS encoding segregation/condensation protein A, producing MQYKVKIDAFEGPLDLLLHLINRLEIDIYDIPVADITEQYLLYIHTMKELELDIASEYLVMAATLLAIKSKMLLPKHEEEPFGDNFEMDMEEDPRDELVEKLIEYQKYKEAAKGLKELETERGLMFTKAPSDLSEYMKEGANEKLDLNVTVYDLVSAFQKLLRRKKIQKPLAAKISKQEISIEKRMAEIMEDLHHFKGRISFFDLFPSQEKEHIVVTFLAVLELIKRNEINVEQEHNFAEIFVFSMEGVETVGKH from the coding sequence ATGCAATATAAAGTGAAGATTGATGCTTTTGAAGGACCGCTTGATTTGCTCCTTCATCTCATTAATCGGCTTGAAATTGATATTTATGATATTCCGGTAGCGGATATAACAGAACAGTATCTTTTGTACATACATACGATGAAAGAACTTGAGCTTGATATTGCCAGCGAGTATTTAGTAATGGCTGCCACTCTGCTTGCGATCAAAAGCAAAATGCTTCTCCCAAAACATGAAGAGGAACCGTTTGGAGACAATTTTGAAATGGACATGGAAGAAGATCCAAGGGATGAACTTGTGGAGAAACTGATCGAATATCAGAAATATAAAGAGGCGGCAAAAGGGTTAAAGGAACTTGAGACGGAGCGGGGCCTGATGTTTACAAAAGCTCCAAGCGATTTATCGGAGTATATGAAAGAAGGGGCTAATGAAAAACTGGATCTCAATGTCACTGTTTACGATCTGGTTAGTGCCTTTCAAAAACTTTTGCGAAGAAAAAAAATCCAAAAACCTCTGGCAGCGAAAATTTCCAAGCAGGAAATTTCCATTGAAAAAAGGATGGCTGAAATCATGGAGGATTTACACCATTTCAAAGGGCGAATAAGCTTTTTTGACCTGTTTCCTTCCCAGGAAAAAGAGCATATCGTTGTTACGTTTTTGGCTGTTCTTGAATTAATAAAACGGAATGAAATAAATGTGGAACAGGAGCATAATTTTGCCGAGATCTTTGTTTTTTCAATGGAAGGGGTAGAAACGGTTGGAAAGCATTAA
- a CDS encoding nucleoside recognition domain-containing protein — MVNYIWVFMMVIGIVFGMINGTMNEVNEAIFKGAKEAVTLCIGLISILVFWLGMMRIAQDSGLLVKLSMLFRPLVKRLFPEVPYDHPAMGYILSNMIANMFGLGNAATPLGIKAMEQLKELNGGKNSVSRSMITFLAINTSSITLIPTTVIAIRMNYHSANPTDIVGPTLVATCCSAVGAVLIDRYFYYRRSRKG, encoded by the coding sequence ATGGTTAACTATATTTGGGTATTTATGATGGTAATCGGAATTGTCTTTGGCATGATAAATGGAACAATGAATGAAGTCAATGAAGCAATATTTAAGGGAGCCAAGGAAGCTGTCACACTTTGCATTGGACTTATAAGCATACTTGTGTTTTGGCTAGGCATGATGAGAATTGCCCAAGATTCAGGACTGTTAGTTAAACTGTCCATGCTTTTTCGGCCTCTTGTCAAACGATTATTCCCGGAAGTTCCCTACGATCATCCTGCAATGGGTTATATCCTTTCGAACATGATCGCAAACATGTTCGGACTTGGTAATGCAGCAACGCCATTAGGCATTAAAGCAATGGAACAACTAAAAGAATTAAATGGGGGCAAAAACAGTGTCTCAAGATCCATGATCACGTTTTTGGCCATTAATACTTCAAGTATCACGTTAATCCCGACAACTGTCATAGCGATCCGCATGAATTATCATTCTGCAAATCCGACGGATATTGTCGGTCCAACGCTAGTCGCAACATGTTGTTCCGCTGTGGGAGCTGTGTTGATTGACCGTTATTTTTATTATCGACGAAGCCGTAAAGGATGA
- a CDS encoding YpuI family protein encodes MGNTIVKNQVEEVKNFLEKTVSELEQFLNETTLSGLEREFPGDTEYFKVILSHFRKLLVHCEEGLDACKVIINSEPFSKGAAERILYRIYHQCIEEFFSPKNDVWYEDSRSAYTGNNSIKMRKEVPDSIIAVLKGLEGDFQRIREELEYYETDYRTKMIQSK; translated from the coding sequence ATGGGGAATACGATTGTTAAAAATCAGGTTGAAGAAGTAAAGAACTTTTTGGAAAAAACGGTGTCGGAATTGGAACAGTTTCTTAATGAGACGACCCTGTCAGGATTAGAAAGAGAGTTCCCGGGTGATACAGAATATTTTAAGGTCATCCTTTCCCACTTTCGTAAATTGCTCGTCCATTGCGAAGAAGGTTTGGATGCATGCAAGGTCATTATCAATAGCGAACCTTTTTCAAAAGGGGCTGCTGAAAGAATTCTTTATCGGATTTATCATCAATGCATTGAAGAATTTTTCTCTCCTAAAAACGACGTCTGGTATGAGGACAGCCGATCTGCCTATACCGGTAATAATTCAATTAAAATGCGGAAAGAGGTACCTGACAGCATAATCGCTGTTCTTAAAGGTCTTGAAGGGGATTTTCAGCGAATTCGGGAAGAACTGGAATACTATGAGACCGATTATCGGACAAAAATGATTCAGTCGAAATAA
- the resB gene encoding cytochrome c biogenesis protein ResB, producing the protein MNQVKCECGHVNPHGTILCEACGKVLEEQENDKTLVDMRYEGSARRSQTYNKTIIDKVWNFFSSVKVGVWLIVITLIASALGTILPQEMYIPPVMPAAEYYEDQYGWFGKLYYDLGFHNLYSSWWYLALIASIGISLVICSLDRVVPLYRALKNQRVTRHEGFLKRQRLFGITDAAAVNDQNLEKVKARLKKRRYNIREENGNILAEKGRFSRWGPYVNHVGLIIFLIGAMLRFVPGMYVDKVLWIREGETKVIPETNGEYYLHNDKFKVEVYDKEKDNEVFKEAIDRAGMVVKNYQSNVTLYKKKGNTVAGEKPELEKVKDYAIRVNKPLKFEDFAVYQVNYKLDELNKMTFKLINKQTKKEYGTVTIDLYDPKTQYDLGNGYSVELLSYFPDFEFDENNEPVTKSRIPNNPAFVFKMFTPDKPEGEISFVAIQQTIEPFGDNEYKMAFSGVETKNVSGLTVRKDLTLWIIGLGGVIFMIGVVQGAYWNHRRIWIRKIGDKVWVAAHTNKNWHGLKREIQTVLADTGIKEPEDQLQSDINK; encoded by the coding sequence ATGAATCAAGTAAAATGTGAATGCGGGCACGTAAATCCGCACGGCACCATATTATGCGAAGCCTGCGGAAAAGTACTCGAGGAGCAGGAGAATGATAAAACACTTGTCGATATGCGTTATGAGGGTAGTGCAAGGCGATCACAAACCTATAATAAAACGATCATCGATAAAGTATGGAATTTTTTTTCATCCGTAAAAGTCGGGGTTTGGCTGATTGTCATTACTTTAATTGCTTCAGCGCTTGGCACGATTTTGCCGCAGGAAATGTACATTCCGCCGGTTATGCCTGCCGCAGAATACTATGAAGACCAATACGGCTGGTTCGGAAAATTATATTATGATCTCGGATTCCATAATTTATATAGTTCATGGTGGTATCTTGCCTTAATAGCCTCGATCGGAATTTCACTCGTTATCTGCAGTCTGGACAGGGTAGTTCCGTTGTATCGCGCTCTTAAAAATCAGCGAGTTACAAGACACGAAGGATTTTTAAAGCGTCAGCGACTATTCGGCATTACAGATGCTGCCGCCGTTAACGATCAAAATTTAGAGAAAGTAAAGGCTCGGCTGAAAAAAAGACGATACAATATTAGAGAAGAAAACGGTAATATTCTTGCTGAAAAAGGACGTTTTTCCCGTTGGGGTCCGTATGTCAATCATGTCGGCTTAATCATTTTTTTAATTGGCGCAATGCTCCGGTTTGTCCCTGGCATGTATGTGGACAAGGTCCTCTGGATCCGTGAAGGGGAAACAAAGGTGATCCCTGAGACGAACGGAGAGTATTATTTACACAACGATAAATTTAAGGTAGAAGTTTATGATAAAGAAAAAGATAATGAAGTATTTAAAGAAGCGATCGACCGGGCCGGTATGGTAGTAAAAAACTATCAATCGAATGTTACTCTTTACAAGAAAAAGGGTAATACAGTGGCGGGGGAAAAACCTGAACTTGAAAAAGTAAAAGACTATGCAATTCGTGTAAATAAGCCGCTGAAATTTGAAGATTTTGCTGTCTATCAAGTTAACTACAAGTTAGATGAATTAAACAAAATGACATTTAAGTTAATTAACAAACAGACAAAAAAGGAATATGGAACAGTTACTATTGATCTGTATGACCCTAAGACACAATATGATCTTGGAAATGGATATTCCGTTGAGCTATTAAGCTATTTTCCTGATTTTGAATTTGATGAGAACAATGAGCCTGTAACGAAATCAAGGATTCCTAACAATCCCGCTTTCGTTTTTAAAATGTTCACGCCCGATAAGCCTGAAGGAGAAATCAGTTTTGTTGCCATCCAACAAACGATTGAGCCTTTCGGAGATAATGAATATAAAATGGCTTTCAGCGGGGTTGAAACGAAAAATGTTTCAGGTTTAACGGTTCGAAAAGATTTAACGCTCTGGATAATTGGCCTTGGCGGTGTTATTTTTATGATAGGTGTCGTACAGGGAGCTTACTGGAACCACCGCCGGATATGGATTCGAAAAATAGGTGATAAAGTATGGGTGGCTGCTCATACAAATAAAAACTGGCACGGTCTTAAAAGAGAAATACAAACGGTACTTGCTGACACTGGAATAAAGGAACCGGAAGATCAGCTGCAATCCGATATTAATAAATAG
- the rluB gene encoding 23S rRNA pseudouridine(2605) synthase RluB yields MERLQKVIAHAGVASRRKAEELILQGKVKVNGKVVKELGVKVSPSDKVEVNEIPIEKEEPVYFLFYKPRGVLSSVRDDKNRKVVTDFFPDIKQRIYPVGRLDYDTSGLLLLTNDGEFANLLMHPRNEIEKVYVAKTKGIPSKEKLKSLEKGIQLEDGKTAPAKTKLLSLDKRKQTAIIEITIHEGRNRQVRRMFEAIGHPVLKLKRERYGFLTLQGLKVGDVRELTPHEVKQLRALAQK; encoded by the coding sequence ATGGAAAGGCTTCAAAAAGTAATTGCTCATGCAGGTGTCGCTTCAAGGCGCAAGGCAGAAGAGCTGATTCTTCAAGGAAAAGTAAAAGTGAATGGAAAAGTGGTGAAAGAATTAGGGGTAAAAGTAAGCCCCTCTGATAAAGTTGAAGTGAATGAAATTCCAATCGAGAAAGAAGAACCGGTTTATTTTCTTTTTTATAAACCTAGGGGGGTACTCTCCAGTGTAAGAGATGATAAAAACAGAAAAGTAGTGACGGATTTTTTTCCGGATATAAAGCAGCGGATTTATCCTGTCGGCAGGCTGGATTATGATACATCAGGGCTTTTGCTTCTGACAAATGACGGGGAGTTTGCCAACCTCCTTATGCACCCGAGAAATGAAATTGAAAAAGTGTATGTCGCAAAGACGAAGGGAATACCATCGAAAGAAAAACTGAAAAGCTTGGAGAAGGGCATTCAGCTGGAAGATGGAAAAACCGCCCCTGCAAAAACAAAACTGTTATCGCTTGATAAAAGAAAGCAAACAGCAATTATTGAAATCACGATTCATGAAGGCCGCAACAGGCAGGTGCGCAGAATGTTTGAAGCGATCGGACATCCAGTCTTAAAACTTAAACGTGAACGTTACGGTTTTCTGACGCTCCAAGGTTTAAAAGTCGGGGATGTAAGGGAACTAACTCCTCATGAGGTCAAACAGCTGAGAGCTCTTGCACAAAAATAA
- a CDS encoding D-alanyl-D-alanine carboxypeptidase family protein translates to MIGKWKRAICFLIISLLWFNIPQKIEASFSVSASSAILVEQESGRILYEKEAFTKRRIASITKIMTAILAIESGKLDETVKVSERAVRAEGSSVFLKPGEKIKLEDLVYGLMLRSGNDAAVAIAEHVGGSIEGFVFLMNKKAEEIGMSSTHFANPHGLDDHEDHYSTAYDMALLTRYAMLNNKYREISGTKVYRTPNPDESWDRIWRNKNRLLTEMYEYCTGGKTGYTKRAKRTLVTTAEKDGMNLIAVTLNGPDDWNDHIQMYEMAFNTYKLAEILPKGTVKGVRNSFYKNNLYLNHRFLFPVTEEEEDKVRVEYKLIKPDKKWEKECGFPNIVGKAIVYLDEKIVSSQPIYYRIPERKDESFFDFFRNIFTSVIGVKRNG, encoded by the coding sequence ATGATTGGTAAGTGGAAACGAGCAATCTGTTTTCTCATAATTTCTTTGCTATGGTTCAATATCCCCCAGAAGATTGAAGCCTCTTTTTCCGTTAGTGCTTCCTCTGCCATTCTGGTAGAGCAGGAATCTGGCAGGATATTATATGAGAAAGAGGCTTTTACGAAGAGGAGAATTGCTAGTATCACAAAAATCATGACTGCCATTCTTGCGATCGAGTCAGGCAAGCTCGATGAAACCGTGAAAGTTTCGGAGCGGGCAGTAAGAGCAGAAGGGTCATCGGTTTTTTTAAAACCGGGTGAGAAAATTAAATTAGAAGATTTAGTGTACGGGTTAATGCTGAGATCTGGAAATGACGCAGCGGTAGCAATAGCCGAACATGTTGGAGGAAGCATTGAAGGGTTTGTCTTTTTAATGAACAAAAAAGCGGAAGAAATTGGCATGTCAAGTACTCATTTCGCTAACCCGCACGGACTTGATGACCATGAAGATCATTATTCTACAGCATATGATATGGCATTATTAACAAGGTATGCCATGTTGAACAACAAATACCGGGAAATATCCGGAACTAAAGTTTACCGCACTCCAAACCCGGATGAAAGCTGGGATCGCATATGGCGAAATAAAAATCGTCTGTTAACGGAGATGTATGAGTATTGTACAGGGGGGAAAACAGGTTATACGAAAAGAGCAAAGAGAACGCTCGTCACAACTGCCGAAAAGGATGGAATGAATCTGATTGCTGTTACTTTAAATGGGCCAGATGATTGGAATGACCATATCCAAATGTATGAAATGGCGTTTAACACATATAAATTAGCTGAAATTTTACCGAAAGGTACGGTTAAAGGCGTGAGAAATTCATTTTATAAAAATAATTTATACTTAAATCATCGGTTCTTGTTTCCGGTAACTGAAGAGGAAGAAGACAAGGTAAGAGTAGAATATAAATTAATCAAACCTGATAAAAAATGGGAAAAGGAATGCGGCTTCCCTAACATAGTCGGCAAGGCAATCGTATATTTAGATGAAAAAATCGTGTCAAGCCAGCCTATATATTATCGCATTCCGGAAAGGAAAGATGAATCGTTTTTTGATTTTTTTCGAAATATATTCACTTCAGTTATAGGTGTTAAGAGAAATGGTTAA
- the resA gene encoding thiol-disulfide oxidoreductase ResA: MKKQRLIIRTLILIVLGAAVAYTLYANFKKDEIEKVAIGEKAPDFVLTDLNGEKHRLSDYEGQGVFLNFWGTWCKPCEKEMPYINNQYEKFKKQGVQVLAVNVGESDFAVKKFAEKYQLDFPIVIDESGDVQTAYRINPLPATFLIDKNGKVIKYHKGELTEEMVNDFMEQIKP, encoded by the coding sequence ATGAAAAAACAGCGTTTGATTATTCGGACATTAATCTTAATTGTGCTAGGGGCTGCTGTTGCCTATACACTCTATGCAAACTTTAAAAAAGATGAAATTGAAAAAGTAGCGATTGGTGAAAAAGCCCCCGATTTCGTGTTAACAGATTTAAATGGGGAAAAACACCGTCTTTCCGATTATGAGGGACAAGGCGTGTTTTTGAATTTTTGGGGAACGTGGTGTAAACCGTGTGAAAAAGAAATGCCATATATTAACAATCAATATGAAAAATTCAAAAAACAGGGCGTTCAAGTATTGGCAGTAAATGTAGGTGAATCAGATTTTGCTGTGAAGAAATTTGCAGAAAAATATCAGTTGGATTTTCCGATTGTGATCGATGAAAGCGGGGATGTCCAAACTGCATATAGAATAAATCCTCTTCCGGCAACTTTCCTGATAGACAAGAATGGAAAAGTAATTAAATATCACAAAGGGGAACTAACCGAAGAAATGGTTAACGATTTTATGGAGCAAATTAAACCATAA
- the scpB gene encoding SMC-Scp complex subunit ScpB, with the protein MESINRIGIVESLLFAAGDEGLSLKQIADALEVEEQKAQEILDELKKEYEENNSRGIILVQLAGTYQLVTKKENAVYLKKLMESKSASYLSQAALETLAIIAYKQPITRAEIEEIRGVKTERPIQTLTAKALIEEVGRAEGTGRAILYGTTKEFLDYFGLKSIEELPPLSKDVEEDFAKEEADLFFEKFQEIDS; encoded by the coding sequence TTGGAAAGCATTAATAGGATAGGAATTGTTGAAAGCCTTTTATTTGCCGCAGGGGATGAAGGACTTTCTTTAAAACAAATTGCAGATGCTCTTGAAGTCGAGGAACAGAAAGCTCAAGAAATTCTTGATGAATTAAAGAAGGAATATGAGGAAAATAACTCAAGAGGAATTATACTTGTACAGCTGGCAGGAACCTATCAGCTAGTAACGAAAAAAGAAAATGCGGTTTATTTAAAAAAGCTTATGGAATCAAAAAGTGCGTCCTATCTTTCTCAGGCAGCACTAGAAACATTGGCAATCATCGCATATAAACAGCCAATCACCAGAGCAGAAATTGAAGAAATTCGCGGGGTGAAAACAGAGCGCCCGATTCAGACGTTGACAGCCAAAGCACTGATTGAAGAAGTTGGAAGAGCGGAAGGGACAGGAAGAGCAATTTTATATGGAACCACAAAGGAATTTTTGGATTATTTTGGATTAAAAAGCATTGAAGAGCTTCCTCCTCTTTCCAAAGATGTGGAAGAAGATTTTGCAAAAGAAGAAGCAGACTTGTTTTTTGAAAAGTTTCAAGAAATAGATTCCTGA